One Amycolatopsis sp. NBC_00355 genomic window carries:
- a CDS encoding glycosyltransferase yields the protein MSVLWGVSFDGTPLSGVVVEFLKTAGRLSARGHRVHLDLGYDIKADKGAFFRPYRDEAALLPEWVVLDRIDGVERVRGYDRAFVERVLTEVVQREAGAALRPEIDRIAGELAERMVETWERLGVTMVMVENGTLPENPTYTEALYRAIDRYGARHRLGRFVFWRDHDLMWQSEPGIAKYGRFPYRETPAPRNSPHIHYFALHEQARARTLEWVPGLRYLDVLPNTFPIDTAKIDARNAGFKRDHGIPEDVPLLARITRIIPQKRVDRDLHLLALLPDAWLFVAGDVEESPAEYESLTRLAEQLGVRDRVVFGGWLTPYDTTTPGRYSVRDLLAHASVVSFLTSYDYESYGNPISEAIASGTPYVTSGYELYNAVYGSKGFRAPVLDIRARDLPDAAFAREVAELITDEGNRAEVVRANQELGRARFGTQVVDDLVDRLYPPPMGAGTRLSVVLPVYNEAANLRSVLRTLYDQQALDKESYEVVLVDNNSTDDTVALAREFAAGHPDLAVHVIREPEQGVSCARRAGMDFAAARSRNRPHTDPAQRFYLVSADADCRVDAHWLSELLEAMETTKAAIGVCDYYYNADHFTHRPRLWDAIQRTLRCRAVTFALFGGFPDGKGFAVERDAYERAGGIEIFYQLQDGKFVNHLSDDWDFGIKVASGGDAITYAPRSRVEINPRRVDHAIDEVITGRAYGSGGTIVMRDIRPSAPVAETDLTEAEALQAWEFSIKDFTPKNTILPVLLTPALLEDDAVIGFFGADLAARLSERIAEIRDEMRVVDFTPIHAYKTPSYRLYLEFADELFACLRKHVGDDIGYPPPLPPCFADVPPERFAEFVHYYCEDRESGEAHNYFGNGGVF from the coding sequence ATGTCAGTGCTCTGGGGCGTGTCCTTCGACGGAACTCCGCTGTCCGGGGTGGTGGTCGAGTTCCTCAAGACGGCGGGCCGGCTGTCCGCCCGGGGGCACCGCGTCCACCTCGACCTCGGCTACGACATCAAGGCCGACAAGGGCGCGTTCTTCCGGCCCTACCGTGACGAGGCCGCACTGCTGCCGGAATGGGTCGTGCTCGACCGGATCGACGGGGTCGAGCGGGTCCGCGGGTACGACCGGGCGTTCGTCGAGCGGGTGCTCACCGAGGTCGTCCAGCGGGAGGCCGGCGCGGCGCTGCGGCCGGAGATCGACCGGATCGCCGGCGAGCTGGCCGAGCGGATGGTCGAGACGTGGGAACGCCTCGGCGTCACCATGGTGATGGTCGAGAACGGGACCCTGCCGGAGAACCCGACCTACACCGAGGCGCTCTACCGCGCGATCGACCGGTACGGCGCGCGGCACCGGCTCGGCCGGTTCGTGTTCTGGCGCGACCACGACCTGATGTGGCAGAGCGAACCGGGGATCGCCAAGTACGGGCGGTTCCCGTACCGCGAGACGCCGGCGCCGCGGAACTCGCCGCACATCCACTACTTCGCGCTGCACGAACAAGCCCGGGCACGGACTCTCGAATGGGTGCCGGGCCTGCGTTACCTCGACGTCCTGCCGAACACGTTCCCCATCGACACCGCGAAGATCGACGCGCGCAACGCCGGCTTCAAGCGCGACCACGGGATCCCCGAGGACGTCCCGCTGCTGGCCCGGATCACGCGGATCATCCCGCAGAAGCGCGTCGACCGGGACCTGCACCTGCTGGCGCTGCTGCCGGACGCGTGGCTGTTCGTGGCCGGCGACGTCGAGGAGTCACCCGCGGAGTACGAGAGCCTCACCCGGCTGGCCGAACAGCTCGGGGTGCGCGACCGCGTCGTCTTCGGCGGCTGGCTGACGCCGTACGACACGACCACGCCCGGCCGCTACTCCGTACGCGATCTCCTGGCGCACGCGAGTGTCGTGTCCTTCCTGACCTCCTACGACTACGAGAGCTACGGCAACCCGATCAGCGAGGCGATCGCCTCCGGGACGCCGTACGTGACCAGCGGGTACGAGCTGTACAACGCCGTTTACGGCAGCAAGGGGTTCCGGGCGCCGGTGCTGGACATCCGGGCCCGCGACCTGCCGGACGCGGCGTTCGCCCGCGAGGTGGCCGAACTGATCACCGACGAAGGGAACCGAGCGGAAGTGGTGCGGGCGAACCAGGAACTCGGGCGGGCGCGCTTCGGCACCCAGGTCGTCGACGACCTGGTCGACCGGCTGTACCCGCCGCCGATGGGCGCCGGGACGCGGCTGAGCGTCGTGCTGCCGGTGTACAACGAGGCCGCGAACCTGCGGTCGGTTCTCCGGACGCTGTACGACCAGCAGGCGCTGGACAAGGAAAGCTACGAGGTCGTCCTGGTCGACAACAACTCGACCGACGACACCGTCGCGCTGGCCCGCGAGTTCGCGGCCGGGCACCCGGACCTGGCGGTCCACGTGATCCGCGAACCCGAGCAGGGTGTCTCGTGCGCCCGCCGCGCGGGCATGGACTTCGCCGCCGCCCGCAGCCGGAACCGGCCCCACACCGATCCGGCGCAACGCTTCTACCTGGTGTCCGCCGACGCCGACTGCCGGGTCGACGCGCACTGGCTGAGCGAGCTCCTGGAGGCGATGGAGACGACCAAGGCCGCGATCGGCGTCTGCGACTACTACTACAACGCGGACCACTTCACGCACCGCCCGCGGCTGTGGGACGCGATCCAGCGGACGTTGCGCTGCCGCGCCGTGACGTTCGCGCTGTTCGGCGGCTTCCCCGACGGCAAGGGCTTCGCCGTCGAACGGGACGCCTACGAGCGCGCCGGCGGCATCGAGATCTTCTACCAGCTGCAGGACGGCAAGTTCGTCAACCACCTCTCCGACGACTGGGACTTCGGGATCAAGGTCGCCAGCGGGGGAGACGCCATCACCTACGCGCCGCGCTCGCGCGTCGAGATCAACCCGCGCCGGGTCGACCACGCCATCGACGAGGTCATCACCGGCCGCGCCTACGGCTCCGGCGGCACCATCGTCATGCGCGACATCCGCCCGTCCGCGCCGGTTGCGGAGACCGACCTGACCGAGGCCGAGGCCCTGCAGGCGTGGGAGTTCTCGATCAAGGACTTCACGCCGAAGAACACGATCCTGCCGGTGCTGCTGACCCCGGCCCTGCTGGAGGACGACGCCGTCATCGGGTTCTTCGGCGCGGACCTGGCGGCACGCCTGAGCGAGCGGATCGCCGAGATCCGCGACGAGATGCGCGTCGTCGACTTCACCCCGATCCACGCGTACAAGACGCCGTCGTACCGGCTCTACTTAGAGTTCGCCGACGAGCTGTTCGCGTGCCTGCGCAAGCACGTCGGCGACGACATCGGCTACCCGCCGCCGCTGCCGCCGTGTTTCGCGGACGTCCCGCCGGAGCGGTTCGCGGAGTTCGTCCACTACTACTGCGAGGACCGCGAATCCGGGGAAGCCCACAACTACTTCGGCAACGGAGGGGTGTTCTGA
- a CDS encoding sensor histidine kinase has translation MNRALAVLTGGAFLSVVLGVLASGEPVASLVLGAVFAALGTAGFGWVRRRDHLGWAGAYVVVQLPLAFVIFTINAGVGATLFLVVLVSQCVLLRLPLPALAVVIAVVPLVHLGMSLGAGLQEGLGTLVSVVFAAVVTELLQREKRARGELADAHTKLRDYAAQAERLATAQERNRVARDIHDGLGHALTVVQMQVKAARAVLPTDPGKADDVLAKAQDQAEAALADVRRSVRALREPRAVPPLPEALKALAEETSATGVPATLTVSGVERPLPDEVNEALYRAAQEGLTNVRKHARASRVEVLVDYADAAVRVEVRDDGAGTDGTPTTGFGLLGLRERAARLGGKLALESAPGQGCALSMEVPA, from the coding sequence GTGAACCGGGCTCTGGCGGTGCTGACCGGCGGCGCCTTCCTCTCCGTGGTGCTCGGGGTCCTCGCGTCCGGGGAGCCCGTGGCATCGCTTGTGCTGGGTGCCGTCTTCGCCGCGCTCGGCACGGCCGGCTTCGGCTGGGTGCGCCGGCGCGACCACCTCGGCTGGGCCGGCGCGTACGTCGTCGTCCAGCTGCCGCTGGCCTTCGTGATCTTCACGATCAACGCCGGTGTCGGCGCGACGCTCTTCCTCGTGGTGCTGGTCAGCCAGTGTGTCCTGCTGAGGCTGCCGCTGCCCGCTCTCGCCGTCGTGATCGCCGTGGTGCCGCTCGTGCACCTCGGGATGTCGCTGGGCGCCGGGCTGCAGGAAGGTCTCGGCACGCTCGTGTCCGTGGTCTTCGCGGCCGTCGTCACGGAGCTGCTCCAGCGGGAGAAGCGTGCCCGCGGGGAACTCGCCGACGCGCACACGAAGCTGCGGGACTACGCCGCGCAGGCGGAACGGCTTGCGACGGCGCAGGAGCGCAACCGGGTCGCCCGGGACATCCACGACGGGCTCGGGCACGCGCTGACCGTCGTCCAGATGCAGGTCAAGGCCGCGCGGGCGGTCCTGCCGACCGATCCCGGCAAGGCCGACGACGTCCTCGCGAAGGCGCAGGACCAGGCCGAAGCGGCGCTGGCCGACGTCCGGCGGTCCGTGCGGGCCCTGCGCGAACCCCGCGCCGTGCCGCCCTTGCCGGAAGCGCTGAAGGCGCTCGCCGAGGAGACGTCGGCGACCGGCGTCCCGGCGACGCTGACCGTCTCCGGGGTCGAACGGCCGCTGCCGGACGAGGTGAACGAAGCCCTCTACCGGGCCGCCCAGGAAGGCCTGACCAACGTCCGCAAGCACGCCCGGGCGAGCCGCGTCGAGGTGCTGGTGGACTACGCCGACGCGGCGGTCCGCGTCGAGGTCCGCGACGACGGCGCCGGCACCGACGGCACGCCCACGACCGGCTTCGGCCTGCTGGGGCTGCGGGAACGGGCCGCGCGCCTCGGTGGGAAGCTGGCGCTCGAATCGGCCCCGGGACAGGGGTGCGCGCTGAGCATGGAGGTACCGGCGTGA
- a CDS encoding response regulator transcription factor → MSPVRVLLVDDQALFREALATLLGTRDDIDVVGEAGNGDEALTRVAELTPDVVLMDLRMPVLDGVAATRRLRLAHPGVQVIALTTFDDDEDVFAALRAGAVGYLLKDVSSARLVEAVLAAARGESVLQPSVAAKVVARFAQLPEPTAPRPQPLVVPLSERELEVLRLVADGRSNREIAAAVFLAEGTVKNHVTNVLGKLGARDRTQAALRARDLGLL, encoded by the coding sequence GTGAGCCCGGTCCGGGTCCTGCTGGTCGACGACCAGGCCCTCTTCCGCGAGGCCCTCGCGACCCTGCTGGGCACCCGCGACGACATCGACGTCGTCGGCGAAGCGGGCAACGGCGACGAAGCACTGACGCGGGTGGCCGAGCTGACCCCCGACGTCGTCCTGATGGACCTGCGGATGCCGGTCCTCGACGGCGTCGCGGCCACCCGGCGGCTGCGCTTGGCGCACCCGGGCGTCCAGGTCATCGCGCTCACGACGTTCGACGACGACGAGGACGTCTTCGCGGCCCTGCGCGCGGGCGCGGTCGGGTACCTGCTCAAGGACGTCTCCTCGGCGCGGCTGGTCGAGGCCGTGCTGGCCGCCGCGCGGGGCGAGTCGGTGCTCCAGCCGTCCGTCGCGGCGAAGGTCGTCGCGCGGTTCGCGCAGCTGCCCGAGCCGACCGCTCCCCGGCCGCAGCCGCTGGTCGTGCCGCTGTCGGAGCGGGAGCTGGAAGTGCTGCGGCTGGTCGCCGACGGCCGCAGCAACCGGGAGATCGCCGCCGCGGTGTTCCTCGCCGAGGGCACGGTGAAGAACCACGTCACGAACGTGCTGGGCAAGCTCGGCGCCCGCGACCGCACCCAGGCCGCGTTGCGCGCCCGGGACCTGGGTCTCCTCTGA
- a CDS encoding DJ-1/PfpI family protein, with the protein MRILLRRSAIVLAAVVAVLLIPGVGATVSALATFRALNAPGPQRAAPTTPPLPHDPAKPTAVVVVGNAGAVVSDTLAPYEILAATGRFNVYTVAPDRAPKPLTGGLDLVPDLSFADLATRLGGAAPDLVVVPAMPDTGEATNEPVTTWLRAQAARGTRLLSVCNGAGVLASAGLLDGRPATTHWLKLESYADDYPAVHWQRGKRYVDDGNVVTTAGILSGIDGTLHLVERLAGPAVAADAAKAIGWRHYGTPVPVTTPAAMPDAVAIVNAGFRWNPAEIGVLVPDGAGEIELASVFDTQGQSLSSRTVAVSTDGGAVRSRHGLTFLPRAKLADADLDRLLVPGATRGVPTPPGGPAPEYAHDRPGFAYGVAVSGLARDTDVATARWTAKALELPTDDVVFDGPAWPWWPTATPVALILLGIGVVVVLRRRRQGAQG; encoded by the coding sequence ATGCGCATCCTCCTGCGCCGCAGCGCGATCGTCCTCGCCGCGGTGGTCGCCGTGCTGCTGATCCCCGGTGTCGGCGCGACCGTCTCCGCACTGGCGACGTTCCGCGCCCTCAACGCCCCCGGTCCGCAGCGGGCCGCACCCACCACCCCGCCGCTCCCCCACGACCCGGCCAAGCCGACCGCGGTGGTCGTCGTGGGGAACGCCGGCGCCGTCGTCTCCGACACCCTCGCGCCGTACGAGATCCTCGCCGCCACCGGCCGGTTCAACGTCTACACGGTCGCCCCGGACCGGGCGCCGAAGCCGCTGACCGGCGGTCTCGACCTGGTGCCCGACCTGAGTTTCGCCGATCTCGCCACGCGGCTGGGCGGGGCCGCGCCGGACCTCGTCGTCGTCCCGGCGATGCCGGACACCGGTGAGGCCACGAACGAACCGGTCACCACGTGGCTGCGTGCGCAAGCCGCTCGCGGCACGCGGCTGCTGAGCGTCTGCAACGGCGCGGGGGTGCTGGCCTCGGCCGGTCTGCTCGACGGCCGCCCGGCCACCACGCACTGGCTGAAGCTCGAGTCCTACGCCGACGACTACCCGGCCGTGCACTGGCAGCGCGGGAAGCGGTACGTCGACGACGGGAACGTCGTCACCACGGCCGGCATCCTGTCGGGCATCGACGGGACCCTGCACCTGGTCGAGCGGCTGGCGGGCCCGGCCGTGGCCGCCGACGCCGCGAAGGCGATCGGCTGGCGGCACTACGGCACGCCCGTCCCGGTGACCACCCCGGCCGCGATGCCGGACGCGGTCGCGATCGTCAACGCCGGTTTCCGCTGGAACCCGGCCGAGATCGGGGTGCTGGTGCCCGACGGCGCCGGCGAGATCGAGCTGGCGTCGGTGTTCGACACCCAGGGCCAGTCCCTGTCGTCGCGGACCGTCGCGGTGAGCACGGACGGCGGCGCCGTCCGCTCCCGGCACGGGCTGACTTTCCTGCCCCGCGCGAAACTCGCCGACGCCGATCTCGACCGGCTCCTCGTGCCCGGCGCGACGCGCGGAGTGCCGACGCCGCCGGGCGGGCCGGCGCCCGAGTACGCGCACGACCGGCCCGGCTTCGCCTACGGCGTCGCGGTGAGCGGGCTCGCGCGCGACACCGACGTCGCGACCGCGCGGTGGACGGCGAAAGCCCTGGAGCTGCCCACCGACGACGTCGTGTTCGACGGCCCGGCGTGGCCGTGGTGGCCCACGGCCACGCCGGTCGCGCTGATCCTCCTGGGCATCGGTGTGGTCGTGGTGCTCCGGCGACGGCGTCAGGGCGCCCAGGGCTGA
- a CDS encoding alpha-L-arabinofuranosidase B, producing MEAFVSQCRDNKCVSANIPARSLRTLAVVALLLLASLTTASAALTASAAEAATSLPCDIYGAANTPCVAAHSTTRALYAAYNGPLYQVQRASDGARSNIGVLAAGGYANAAAQDSFCGATTCVITEIYDQSPRHNDLTIEGPGGAGGQDTGVPADALPVTAGGHQVYGASFSGRMGYRDNTTSGVARNGQPEGMYMITSGTHVNGACCFDYGNAETNNQDTGNGHMDALNFGTECWFQPCHGAGPWVQADLENGLFQSDSGGSKNTANTGITSPFVTALLKNNGQNFFALKDGNARSGGLRTTYSGPEPTLGGYAPMHQEGAIVLGTGGDNSNGSIGSFFEGVMTAGLPTDAADNAVQANVVSVGYGGPTGSTGTLSPASEISVRATTACCTGDYLRHQADKALISPVASGSSALDKSDATWIVRRGLADASCVSFESRNYPGDFLRHFDFQVLRQPMDGSAAFRSDATFCPVAGKNGQGTSFRSANYPAKYLRHYDNSVYIADSSGANAWDSATSWADDVSWAVAQPWAP from the coding sequence ATGGAGGCTTTTGTGTCTCAATGTCGAGACAACAAATGTGTTAGCGCTAACATTCCGGCCCGAAGTCTGCGCACGCTCGCCGTCGTCGCCCTGCTGCTCCTGGCGAGTCTTACGACCGCGTCGGCGGCCTTGACGGCCTCGGCGGCCGAGGCTGCCACGTCACTGCCGTGCGACATCTACGGCGCCGCGAACACCCCGTGCGTCGCCGCGCACAGCACCACGCGAGCCCTCTACGCCGCCTACAACGGCCCGCTGTACCAGGTCCAGCGCGCGTCCGACGGCGCGCGGAGCAACATCGGCGTCCTGGCAGCCGGCGGGTACGCCAACGCGGCGGCCCAGGACTCCTTCTGCGGCGCGACGACCTGCGTCATCACCGAGATCTACGACCAGTCGCCGCGGCACAACGACCTGACGATCGAGGGACCCGGCGGCGCGGGCGGTCAGGACACCGGCGTGCCGGCCGACGCGCTACCGGTCACCGCGGGCGGCCACCAGGTCTACGGCGCCTCGTTCTCCGGCCGGATGGGCTACCGCGACAACACGACGTCCGGTGTCGCTCGCAACGGCCAGCCCGAGGGCATGTACATGATCACCTCCGGCACGCACGTCAACGGTGCCTGCTGCTTCGACTACGGCAACGCCGAGACGAACAACCAGGACACCGGCAACGGCCACATGGACGCGCTCAACTTCGGCACCGAATGCTGGTTCCAGCCCTGCCACGGGGCCGGCCCGTGGGTGCAGGCCGACCTCGAGAACGGGCTCTTCCAGTCCGACTCGGGTGGCAGCAAGAACACCGCGAACACCGGGATCACCAGCCCGTTCGTCACAGCCCTGCTGAAGAACAACGGCCAGAACTTCTTCGCCCTCAAGGACGGCAACGCCCGGTCCGGTGGGCTGCGGACGACCTACTCCGGCCCGGAACCGACGCTCGGCGGGTACGCGCCGATGCACCAGGAGGGCGCGATCGTCCTGGGCACCGGCGGGGACAACAGCAACGGCTCGATCGGCTCGTTCTTCGAAGGCGTGATGACGGCCGGCCTGCCGACCGACGCCGCGGACAACGCGGTCCAGGCGAACGTCGTGTCGGTCGGCTACGGCGGCCCGACCGGCAGCACCGGCACGCTGTCCCCGGCGTCGGAGATCTCGGTGCGGGCCACCACCGCCTGCTGCACCGGCGACTACCTGCGCCACCAGGCGGACAAGGCGCTGATCTCACCGGTCGCCTCCGGCAGTTCCGCGCTCGACAAGAGCGACGCGACCTGGATCGTGCGCCGCGGCCTCGCCGACGCGTCGTGCGTGTCGTTCGAGTCGCGGAACTATCCCGGGGACTTCCTGCGGCACTTCGACTTCCAGGTGCTGCGCCAGCCGATGGACGGCAGCGCGGCGTTCCGGTCCGACGCGACGTTCTGCCCGGTCGCCGGGAAGAACGGGCAGGGCACGTCGTTCCGGTCCGCCAACTACCCCGCGAAGTACCTGCGGCACTACGACAACTCCGTCTACATCGCGGACTCCAGCGGTGCGAACGCCTGGGACAGCGCCACTTCCTGGGCCGACGACGTCAGCTGGGCGGTCGCTCAGCCCTGGGCGCCCTGA
- a CDS encoding family 78 glycoside hydrolase catalytic domain, with amino-acid sequence MPRSQLWRATTTTALAATLVLSGAAAPPAGAAPPPDISGAHWIWYPEGDARVSAPAATRYFRTTFTVASGAVSDARFTVTGDDTADVWLNGKPLASSARVTDSWKTGLPVDLRPALVPGVNTLAVAVRNAGGPAGLLGRLHVATASGTTDLTTGAGWKSAQTAPDGWEQPGFADGSWPAAADLGGYGAAPWGAGVTTPDSSDASPLTVASATVGTRANPIGVDPAQARFGWKLTSSASQQRQSAYQIVVSANGSDVWDSGQVASGQQADVAYGGPALNSLTAYTWRVRVWDAQGRASGWSPVQRFETALRAPATEWTGAFIGRSAAGPDLAGASWVWYPEGDPAGGIPPATRYFRKTVQLSAAPSKATLVVTGDDTATVWVNGTQVSSSPRSADSWKQAAVVDVGSLLTTGANVIAISSENTTQSPAGMIAKLTVTGGPTVVTDGTWKANQTGPSGWQQRTFDDSAWTAARALTTYGTGPWASNVVVASPAPLLRKSFTVSKPVASARLLTTALGLQETRLNGTKVGGEVLEPGWTDYTKRLQYRVSDVTGQIRQGENALGAMLGNGWYSGSLGIAGSQRYGTKPWYSAQLRLTFTDGTAATVATDGTWKTGDGAIRADDLYQGENYDARLAVNGWDQPGFNDSAWQAAGVRTDAKPNLVSQVDNGVTVQQEFHPVAITQPKPGVWVADMGQNFGGVDRLSVTGPAGTTVTLRHAEVLNPDGTIYTDNLRAAQATDRFTLAGTGGAETYEPRFTVHGYRYVELTGLPSAPTTNTVTGRAMWTTGAQTGTFTSSNAMVNQLQHNILWGERSNMLSVPSDCPQRDERLGWTGDIGIFAGTSTFNLDVANFLGKFSDDLTDAQHADGSFTDVAPGVLDGSGTAGWGDAGVIVPYTLWQRYGDTGVINEHFAAMVKWVEYLRSTSGADLIRDHQTFGDWLNVNDNTAQDLISTAFFAYSSRLVSRMAAATGHTAEATKYGTLADQIAAAFANKFSAADGTVGANTQTGYVLALAFGLLPAARVQPAADKLAAKVAASGGHLSVGFLGVENLLPVLAAHGHADVAYQVLLQPGFPGWGYMIGRGATTIWERWDGIKTDGSFNDPGMNSFNHYGLGSVGDFLYRSVGGLSPAAPGYAALSVAPQPGGGLTSAKSTYETPFGGAVSDWSISGGTLTLRVTVPAGASATVRVPTSQPGAVNAPAEAVPSAAGTYFVPAGSYVFTAPA; translated from the coding sequence ATGCCGCGATCCCAGCTCTGGCGCGCGACCACCACCACCGCCCTCGCCGCGACCTTGGTGCTCTCCGGCGCCGCCGCGCCCCCGGCGGGTGCCGCGCCCCCACCGGACATCTCCGGAGCGCACTGGATCTGGTACCCCGAGGGCGACGCGCGGGTGTCCGCCCCGGCCGCGACCCGGTACTTCCGCACCACGTTCACCGTCGCCTCCGGCGCGGTCAGCGACGCCCGGTTCACCGTGACCGGCGACGACACCGCCGACGTCTGGCTCAACGGCAAACCCCTGGCGTCCTCGGCCCGCGTCACCGACTCCTGGAAGACGGGCCTGCCGGTCGACCTGCGGCCCGCGCTCGTCCCCGGCGTCAACACCCTCGCCGTCGCCGTCCGCAACGCCGGCGGCCCGGCCGGTCTGCTCGGGCGCCTGCACGTCGCGACCGCGTCGGGCACCACCGACCTGACCACCGGCGCCGGCTGGAAGAGCGCGCAGACCGCGCCGGACGGCTGGGAACAGCCCGGCTTCGCCGACGGGTCCTGGCCCGCGGCCGCGGATCTCGGCGGCTACGGCGCCGCGCCGTGGGGCGCCGGCGTCACTACGCCGGATTCCAGTGACGCGTCCCCGCTCACGGTCGCGAGCGCGACGGTCGGCACGCGGGCGAACCCGATCGGCGTCGACCCGGCGCAGGCGCGGTTCGGCTGGAAGCTGACGTCGTCGGCCTCGCAGCAGCGGCAGTCGGCGTACCAGATCGTGGTGTCCGCCAACGGATCCGACGTCTGGGACAGCGGCCAGGTCGCGTCCGGGCAGCAGGCCGACGTCGCCTACGGCGGTCCCGCGCTGAACTCGCTGACGGCCTACACCTGGCGCGTCCGGGTGTGGGACGCCCAGGGCCGCGCGAGCGGCTGGAGCCCGGTGCAGCGGTTCGAGACGGCGTTGCGCGCCCCGGCCACCGAGTGGACCGGCGCGTTCATCGGGCGCTCGGCCGCCGGTCCGGACCTCGCCGGCGCGAGCTGGGTCTGGTACCCCGAAGGCGATCCGGCGGGCGGGATCCCGCCGGCGACCCGGTACTTCCGCAAGACCGTGCAGCTGAGCGCGGCGCCGTCGAAGGCCACGCTCGTCGTGACCGGCGACGACACCGCGACCGTGTGGGTCAACGGCACCCAGGTCAGTTCCTCCCCGCGCTCCGCCGACTCGTGGAAGCAGGCCGCCGTCGTCGACGTCGGTTCGCTGCTCACCACCGGCGCGAACGTCATCGCGATCAGCAGCGAGAACACCACGCAGAGCCCGGCCGGGATGATCGCCAAGCTGACCGTCACGGGTGGGCCGACGGTCGTCACCGACGGGACGTGGAAGGCGAACCAGACCGGGCCGTCCGGCTGGCAGCAGCGCACGTTCGACGACAGCGCGTGGACCGCGGCGCGGGCGCTGACCACGTACGGCACCGGGCCGTGGGCGTCGAACGTCGTCGTCGCGTCACCCGCTCCCCTGCTGCGCAAGAGCTTCACGGTCAGCAAGCCGGTGGCGAGCGCGCGGCTGCTCACCACGGCGCTCGGCCTGCAGGAGACCCGGCTCAACGGGACCAAGGTCGGCGGCGAGGTCCTCGAACCGGGCTGGACCGACTACACGAAACGGCTGCAGTACCGGGTTTCCGACGTCACCGGCCAGATCCGGCAGGGTGAGAACGCGCTCGGCGCGATGCTGGGCAACGGCTGGTACTCCGGCAGCCTCGGTATCGCCGGGAGCCAGCGCTACGGCACCAAGCCGTGGTATTCGGCACAGCTGCGGCTGACGTTCACCGACGGCACAGCCGCGACCGTCGCCACCGACGGCACCTGGAAGACCGGCGACGGCGCGATCCGCGCCGACGACCTCTACCAGGGTGAGAACTACGACGCCCGGCTCGCTGTCAACGGCTGGGACCAGCCCGGCTTCAACGACAGCGCGTGGCAGGCCGCCGGCGTGCGCACCGACGCGAAGCCGAACCTGGTGTCCCAGGTGGACAACGGCGTCACCGTGCAGCAGGAGTTCCACCCGGTCGCCATCACGCAGCCCAAGCCGGGTGTGTGGGTCGCGGACATGGGCCAGAACTTCGGCGGTGTCGACCGGCTTTCGGTGACCGGCCCGGCGGGGACCACGGTGACGCTGCGGCACGCCGAGGTGCTCAACCCCGACGGCACGATCTACACCGACAACCTCCGGGCCGCGCAGGCGACCGACCGGTTCACCCTCGCGGGCACCGGCGGCGCCGAGACGTACGAACCGCGCTTCACCGTGCACGGTTACCGGTACGTCGAGCTGACCGGGCTGCCGTCCGCGCCGACCACGAACACGGTCACCGGGCGGGCGATGTGGACGACCGGCGCGCAGACCGGCACGTTCACCTCGTCCAATGCGATGGTGAACCAGTTGCAGCACAACATCCTCTGGGGTGAGCGCTCCAACATGCTGTCGGTGCCGAGCGACTGCCCGCAGCGCGACGAGCGGCTGGGCTGGACCGGGGACATCGGGATCTTCGCGGGCACGTCGACGTTCAACCTGGACGTCGCGAACTTCCTCGGCAAGTTCAGCGACGACCTGACCGACGCCCAGCACGCCGACGGTTCGTTCACCGACGTCGCGCCGGGTGTGCTCGACGGTTCGGGCACGGCCGGCTGGGGCGACGCGGGCGTCATCGTGCCCTACACCCTGTGGCAGCGCTACGGCGACACCGGCGTGATCAACGAGCACTTCGCCGCGATGGTCAAGTGGGTCGAGTACCTGCGCTCGACGTCCGGCGCGGACCTGATCCGCGACCACCAGACGTTCGGGGACTGGCTCAACGTCAACGACAACACCGCGCAGGACCTGATCTCGACGGCGTTCTTCGCGTACTCGTCGCGGCTGGTCTCGCGGATGGCGGCGGCCACCGGGCACACCGCGGAAGCCACGAAGTACGGGACGCTCGCCGACCAGATCGCCGCGGCGTTCGCGAACAAGTTCTCGGCGGCGGACGGCACGGTCGGCGCGAACACGCAGACCGGGTACGTCCTGGCGCTGGCGTTCGGGCTGCTGCCGGCCGCACGGGTGCAGCCCGCGGCGGACAAGCTCGCGGCGAAGGTCGCGGCGAGCGGTGGTCACCTCAGCGTCGGCTTCCTCGGCGTCGAGAACCTGCTGCCGGTGCTGGCCGCCCACGGGCACGCCGACGTCGCGTACCAGGTGCTGCTGCAGCCCGGGTTCCCCGGCTGGGGTTACATGATCGGCCGCGGCGCGACGACGATCTGGGAACGCTGGGACGGCATCAAGACCGACGGTTCGTTCAACGATCCCGGGATGAACTCGTTCAACCACTACGGGCTCGGCTCGGTCGGCGACTTCCTGTACCGCTCGGTCGGCGGGCTGTCCCCGGCGGCACCCGGGTACGCGGCGCTCTCCGTGGCGCCGCAACCGGGTGGTGGCCTGACGTCGGCGAAGTCCACGTACGAGACGCCGTTCGGCGGCGCCGTCAGCGACTGGTCGATCAGCGGCGGCACGCTCACCCTGCGGGTGACGGTCCCGGCGGGCGCTTCGGCGACCGTCCGGGTCCCGACGTCGCAGCCCGGCGCCGTGAACGCGCCGGCCGAGGCGGTGCCGTCGGCGGCGGGGACGTACTTCGTGCCCGCCGGGTCGTACGTGTTCACCGCTCCCGCGTGA